A window of Pedobacter lusitanus contains these coding sequences:
- a CDS encoding DUF5007 domain-containing protein, protein MKKYIISSLFILSAVIWMTGCKKTQVGYLSDNLRYSADPLTVVQGQFLLSNGIIPDNSTPPYTITLVNIRNKQTGLREESFFKEYDVPVWKTAYDPKTDTTLALINAKRDIQKKVPFTVLPQSGQYLITQSTENVPVGDYLIDLKVENPHGTKTYMGINTIRVTKPVEYEYVNAPYFLALKAGTETATRFPFDDQWINPDLGQSTNTTLTIRKVASSPNQIVLKVIDKNGAVLPGQALQQRPSGNSFLKTLSTFAYKTTVTDTAVLYDYAQTRFPDVYWDSQSNGLNCYYRIYSQYIASIDTADAKNWIPPKQLVYGTWNKYPVNINIRFNTKLNAPGKYIYELKLKLTKK, encoded by the coding sequence ATGAAGAAATATATCATATCAAGTCTTTTTATCCTGTCAGCAGTGATATGGATGACAGGCTGTAAAAAAACACAGGTGGGCTATTTAAGTGATAACCTGCGCTATTCTGCAGATCCGCTGACTGTTGTTCAGGGACAGTTCCTGTTATCAAACGGGATCATTCCGGATAACTCCACACCACCTTATACCATTACGCTGGTCAATATCCGTAACAAGCAAACCGGGCTTCGTGAAGAATCTTTTTTCAAAGAGTACGATGTTCCTGTATGGAAAACGGCTTATGATCCAAAAACCGACACTACGCTGGCTTTGATAAATGCTAAACGGGATATTCAGAAAAAGGTGCCCTTTACGGTATTACCTCAAAGTGGTCAGTATCTTATTACCCAGTCAACAGAGAATGTACCCGTTGGTGATTATCTGATAGATCTGAAAGTTGAGAATCCGCATGGTACAAAAACCTATATGGGTATCAACACCATTCGCGTAACCAAACCTGTTGAGTATGAATATGTCAATGCTCCATATTTTCTGGCACTGAAAGCCGGAACTGAAACGGCTACGAGGTTTCCTTTTGATGATCAGTGGATTAATCCAGATTTAGGACAGAGTACAAATACTACATTGACAATCAGAAAAGTAGCAAGTTCACCTAATCAGATAGTTCTAAAGGTAATAGATAAAAATGGAGCCGTTTTACCCGGACAGGCTTTACAGCAAAGACCAAGTGGTAACAGCTTTTTGAAAACCCTGAGTACTTTTGCCTATAAAACTACAGTTACCGATACAGCAGTATTGTATGATTATGCTCAGACCCGTTTTCCTGATGTTTACTGGGATTCTCAATCTAACGGTCTTAACTGTTATTACCGTATTTACAGCCAGTATATTGCTTCTATTGATACAGCCGATGCCAAAAACTGGATACCGCCTAAACAACTGGTTTATGGTACATGGAACAAATATCCGGTCAATATCAATATCCGTTTCAATACCAAGCTGAATGCTCCGGGCAAGTATATCTATGAATTGAAATTAAAACTTACCAAAAAATAG
- a CDS encoding DUF3472 domain-containing protein: MYKTRLIWTAILLFVFSVQAIGQQSCPKWGPYVKTTKMGKVNAELMMADVMIPSDGIAPYTYACTVQFGIGKSGGYCGIQKAGTGDKRFPNNIFSLWDFPNKKQIIAAYKDPLTFVGGFGGEGTGLHSHADFGWKADQWYTNIIRRWTSNDSTTQVGYWIYDHQAKTFRHYVTLTVPEKDAMLHSDMGSFLENFADEQKRPRTAVYKSYWMQDGQQQWLKPDTLVAEAGEGSWKAVAYGKDGVRVTSCGTEIGPKKYKFPVQQGAQPEILSPASVYDLASYYDHSQKKIFVNWSVLPTATPQLGYSVQIFDNVNCIGKPLAELMANDPEMTSVGLAVKDIVLKKQDYYITLQLTDIFGQLAPVKKTVLRELRP; the protein is encoded by the coding sequence ATGTATAAAACCAGATTGATATGGACCGCCATATTACTATTTGTTTTTTCGGTACAGGCCATCGGGCAGCAAAGCTGCCCGAAATGGGGCCCATATGTTAAAACGACCAAAATGGGGAAAGTTAATGCTGAACTGATGATGGCAGATGTGATGATTCCATCAGATGGAATTGCTCCTTATACCTATGCCTGTACGGTACAGTTTGGTATTGGTAAAAGTGGAGGATATTGTGGTATCCAGAAAGCCGGAACCGGAGATAAACGTTTTCCAAATAATATCTTCTCCCTCTGGGATTTTCCTAATAAAAAGCAGATTATAGCGGCTTATAAAGATCCATTGACATTTGTTGGCGGGTTTGGCGGAGAAGGTACAGGGTTACATTCACATGCAGATTTTGGATGGAAAGCTGATCAGTGGTATACTAATATTATCAGACGCTGGACTTCAAATGATTCCACAACACAGGTTGGTTACTGGATATATGATCATCAGGCAAAAACCTTCCGTCATTATGTGACACTTACTGTGCCTGAAAAAGATGCAATGTTGCACAGTGATATGGGAAGTTTTCTGGAGAATTTTGCTGATGAGCAGAAGAGACCCCGGACTGCAGTTTATAAATCTTACTGGATGCAGGATGGGCAGCAGCAATGGTTAAAACCGGATACGCTGGTTGCTGAAGCCGGAGAAGGTTCCTGGAAAGCAGTGGCTTATGGTAAAGATGGTGTAAGAGTAACTTCCTGCGGAACAGAAATCGGCCCTAAGAAATATAAGTTTCCAGTACAGCAGGGGGCTCAACCTGAGATTTTAAGCCCTGCATCTGTCTATGATCTGGCTTCGTATTACGATCATTCGCAAAAAAAGATATTTGTCAACTGGAGCGTATTGCCAACCGCAACTCCACAGCTTGGTTATTCTGTTCAGATATTTGATAATGTGAATTGTATCGGTAAACCACTTGCTGAACTTATGGCTAATGACCCTGAAATGACCAGTGTTGGTTTGGCAGTGAAGGATATCGTCCTTAAAAAGCAGGATTACTACATCACATTACAGCTGACTGATATTTTTGGTCAGCTTGCGCCTGTAAAGAAAACAGTGTTACGGGAGTTAAGACCTTGA
- the mug gene encoding G/U mismatch-specific DNA glycosylase codes for MLTDIISKDLKVIFCGINPGLKSASDGHHFSGRSNRFWKVLHQAGFTPYEIEPDNDATILDLGYGITTAVDRATTRADELSKDEFDNSIEAFKAKMAHFQPKYIAFLGKPAYMAFSGKKQVSWGYQAEDFCGAIVWILPNPSGLNRGFSLNDLIHYYSELHQAI; via the coding sequence ATGTTAACTGACATTATCAGCAAAGACCTGAAAGTCATTTTTTGCGGAATCAATCCCGGCTTAAAATCTGCGTCAGACGGACATCACTTCTCAGGACGAAGCAACCGCTTCTGGAAAGTTTTACATCAGGCAGGCTTTACACCCTACGAAATTGAGCCTGACAATGACGCAACGATCCTGGATTTAGGGTATGGAATAACTACAGCTGTGGATAGAGCAACAACCCGGGCAGACGAGCTTTCAAAAGACGAATTTGATAATTCCATCGAAGCATTTAAAGCCAAAATGGCTCATTTTCAGCCTAAATATATTGCTTTCCTGGGCAAACCTGCTTACATGGCTTTTTCTGGAAAAAAGCAGGTTTCATGGGGATATCAGGCAGAAGATTTTTGTGGGGCAATAGTTTGGATATTACCAAACCCGAGTGGTTTAAACCGTGGATTTAGTCTTAATGACCTCATTCACTACTATAGTGAATTGCATCAGGCTATTTAA